ATGCGAGAGCTGCAGAGCCATATCCCCAGAGGGGAATCCCGAGGTGAGACCCTGACGCAAATTATCCGCCCACTCTCCCATAGCCTTGCTCACCCAAGTAGAGGCAAACACCGGCTGCACTGATTCAAAGGAAGACTTTGCAAACGCTTCCAGTTTCTTATCCCTGATATCAGAGACAGAAGTCCCATCCACCATTGGCAAGGTAGAATGCTTAGCCAAGCGAGAACCAGGTGGGTCCAATATAGGTGAGGACAACCATTTCTTAGTCAAATCCTCCGGGAATAGATAAAGGACGCTTAAGCGTTTTGGCAAAGCAAAACGTCTAGCAGAAAAATTCCACTCCTTGAAAAGAGAGGAATCAAAGTCCTGATGGTGCAGAAAAACTTGTGCGAGCGACGGGACCTTCTAAAGGAAAAAACAGAGCTGGTCGAAGAAAGTGCAGGGTCCTCAACCTGCAATGTCTCGATAACCGCTGCAATCAGATTGTCCACCATAGAGGAAAGTCTGGACGACTGACCCTCAGGAGAGACCACATCCTCATCTGCCCTTCTCTCCTCAGAACATGCCTCTTCCATGAAGGACACGTCGGAGTGAGACTCCCTAGTACGAGGAGGAGGAGAGGCCAAGGAAAcgggagacacagacaccctttTGAGGGAGGAGGTCCTGGCCCGTTTTGCGGGACGGCCCCGACGGGCATGAGCCACTTGATCCCCGGTCAGAGGACTGCTTTGCCGACAAACGCCCTAATATTTCCACAATAGATCTATTGGTATTGGAGATATCCTGTACCATCCTTGACATGCAATGCACCCACTCTGGTTCTACCATAGGCTGGGCAGTGGGGGCAATTGGGTCCGGGGCCAAGCCATTGGACGGCGGAGCCACACACGCAGAGCAGAGGGGATCTGACTGAGCAGGTGGAAATTTTGTGCGATATGACTCACAAGCATAATGGCGCACAGCAGGGACCGCCTGCTTCAGGGCCTGGGCTTGGTTAATGACAACCCTGCCGTGacagggaggaggaagagggtggtAGGTTAACCCTGTAGGAAGGGAAAAACAGCGTTCACCCAGCCTGTGTCCCTCCACACAGCGTGTCCAGAGGAGCCTGTCAGCGTCCCGCTGCAGGTGCATTTAAAAACCAGAAGTTGGCAGGGAGCCAGCACACATCCATCAGATTCCTCCCAGCTGTCGGAGTGAGAGTGGGGAGAACTCCTGCCCGCCCCTAAAAACTACTTCGGCAGCCAGCGCCGACCCCTGGCCTCCGCATTCGCCTCCTACCTTTCCGGAACCACCCACTGCCGCAGCCCCCCCGGCCGAACCGAGACGCTAGCCGGGGAATAGGAAGCACCGGGGGGACCACGTGGGAGCAGTCCACAGAGAAGCCCGGGCCTCAATTAGCAGAGGCCCCGGACCAGCCGACACGCCGAACAATGAGGGAAAATGGACGCCCCACATCcaggcctgccccccccccccaccctctccCGACAGCAGGAACATCCTGAAGGGGAGCAGGTAACCTGAGAAGGGGAGGGAGCTGGACAAGGGGAAGACTAGGgccaaactcttttttttttttcatttttttattaatattcacCTGTCCGGCATCTTCTGCCCCCCTGGCTCCAGCCGGATCACCACCTTCAGTGTGCGGCCCCTTTGGGAGGGTTGCTACACTGGCACAGAGGGGACTTGCGGTGGATGGCCGTGGTGATCCGAACGCTGGCGGGATACAGAGGCCTTTaggaacctctggtcctcctttaCTTCTGGAGAACGGGGAGGAACAGGGGGCTTGGGGGACCCCCTGGTCTTCCGTTTCCTAGGTGGGAGTGCAGGCAGCTTTTAGGACTGCCTAAAACTCCCGCTAGAAATAAGGAAACAAGAGAAAACAAGAAAAGCACAAAAAACAGCAGACCTGCaacgcagggaggtctgcctcctacatacactaagctaaaactgatttagcttagtccctgtaggaagggtatagctgaaggggaGGAGGTCACAcctttgtgcttagtgtccgcctcttAGAAGCAACAGCTATAACCATGGTCAAGCCtgagtcccccaatgatacggatgagaaaatGGATGTGCCGTTTTACTGGATTTGTCCGAAACGAACCTGAAAAAGTTCGGGTTGGTCTTTCTGCCAAAATTTTGCAAAGTTTGTGATGAACCggtttgcttatctctaatacATACAAAAAATCTGTCAGATCTTGAATACTACAGAAAGATGAAATATAATTAGTATTTTACCTCAGTTCCTGCAGGTTATGTAATCCTGGAGCAAGTCTTTCTAATCCTTCGGTGTCTAAGGAAGAGAACTGTAGATGTAGTTCTTctatatttgtgcaggtgtccAGAATAAATGCCAACACTGTGCAGTCTAGAACTGACATAGTAAAATAGGAAAAGTCAAGACTTGTGTGTGATTGTAATGATTCCAGCACCAGAGACTTATTCTGGGATTCATACAGATAGAAAAATTTATTGAGAAGACGTCGCTTCTTGGGCCTCTTTTCTACTAGAATGAAGTTCTTTAGCCAAGTAATTACATCTCTGGAGGCCTGAACTGCTTGTTTGTCCAGGTATCCAGTTAGCATTGACCTGGTGGAGCTGTCTGATAGACCACACAGGAAACGGAGGAACATCTCAGCTCGTCCATCAGGATAGGTTTTGGCCTCTTTTAGTGATTTCTGTAACTTCTCAGGAGAATAATCCACATAATGCACCAAGGCAGAGAAGAATTCCTGAACAGTGAGATGTAAGAAGGAATAGGACACAGGTTCTTCCGATTCCATCAGAAAACTTGATAATAGCTTTGACTTATTGTCCACATGGAAACAATGAAGATCTCGTTCATCAAAGATAAGCCTGTGATTCATGACTCCATGTTCTGCCATCCATCCCATGGACTGCAGGATCTTCTGAGCGCCACTTTTGTCCAGGCAGTGATTGGACAGGATATTGGCGACAAATATCGCAAAGAGCTGGGTGACGGTTTTGGGTAATAATGACACCGGCTGATCACTACTTGTTGGCTGGAAGCTCTTGGATAATACTGTACAGATGATCCAGCAGTAGGACGGGAGGTAACAGAAGGTGTACAGGGTGTAATTCTGCTTCACATAATTAAAAGCCTTTTCCGCCAGTTCAGGTTCGGGGAAGAAATTCTCAAAGTACATCTGTCGTTCTTGTGGTAAAAACCCAATGATTTCTACTATTCTCTGGAAAACTGTATAATCAATTGATGCCAGTCTGGTTGGGCGACAGGTCATTAGGACAGAACAACCATCAAGAAGAGACTTTCTCACCAAACTAACTACAATCTGACCACAAGGTTTGGGCTGTTTAGGATTAGAGCACAAGTGATGTGATGAGAAATGCATGCTCTGAAGACTTTCATCTAAACCATCAAATATAAAGAGAAGTTTTTCTGGTTCCTGTAAGATGTTACTAAGCTGCTCCTCCAGATATGGGTACTGATGAAGGATTAGAGCCTCCAGACTAACCTTATCCAGTCTGTTGAGTTCGCGGAATttgaagaaaaagacaaaggagAATCTTTGATAGAAATCCCCCTTCACCCAGTCATAGACAACCTTCTGCATCAGTGTGGTCTTCCCTACACCGGCCACTCCGCTCACCATTACCATACGTGGTACTTGTTCGGATCGGTGGCACCATCGGAACAGTTTGTTGGGGGAAATGCGTAGTAATTCATTTTGTTTTCTCTTTAAGTATTCCTCATTTTTTACCCCGGTCTCTATGAGCTCATTCTCAAAGCGTTTTCTGAAGTGCTCAGTGGAGACAATGATGAGGTTGACATAACGTGTAGAGAATGGAAAACTCTGCTCTCGCTGGTCACATCTTGGAGGTTTGTTCTCTAGAAGTTTCTCAGTTTTTTCTTGCAAATGTTTCTTGTGCCGGATCTGTAATTCTATAGAAaataggaaaataaaaggtgAAGATAAGAAGCTGAAACAGAACTAAATATCTTGATGAAGAAATGGCAGATATCTGTACATTTTTGAATTTTCCAGCTCCTCTTGGCCACACGACTTTTCTAGACACATTGGAGCGGATTTACGAATAGTGTCTGAAAGTAAGACAGTGTGAACTAAGACCAGACAGTCTGACactgctccagatttatcacacaAACTGacactggatgataaatctggataATAACTTTACACAATACCAAGGGCACCACAAACCAGGGAGACCCCAAACCAGGGTTTGCCATGAGGGGGACAAATGGTGCTCTATTCACTGTGCACGGTCCAATGAGTACCAGGGAGAACCATAGCCACCGTGAGTACTAGTaacaccatcacacacatattCTCACTTTCGGCCCGGGCCACCGCTGCATGTTACTAACTAGAATACTAGGTGTGGTGGTGCTGTACGGTGTAATTTACATGAAATGCAGtcagcatgtcatagagcaggaggaactgagaaGATTGGTATatagtttatgggaaaagatcCAGTAAAacgtatactttatttattaaaagtctgtgtcttgagagccgcatgctggggaaacaggcctctaaagcctgctgtggactgcgggtgggaaactgctgaccaggtgaagttttttgcactgtggactttgtgtgATGTGAACGggcaccaaaactgaacaccgttacttttggcttgtttttgcctctgtactgcgtccgtttaccctgcctaccagagcgaatccccacagtaggAAtagtcatatgcaggatacctaggatctgatttccctataaggccctggaataaggttaggagagacaacccattcctccccagatggacgaatgaaagtctctgtctcaggcccagatacaaacaacagggaataaaacaaacacaaacaaacgcaacacttaatTTCGTAGAGATGGaagagcaggaacaccacagacgacctcacaccagctcagccacacccaaatgaagctatctaccgcatagtcagaggtATTTTAGAGGTTTCTGATAGAGGTGCTCAAGATGTGaatactcacttcacagggggggtagtcacaggatgaagctcaagacacctgtgactaactgcccccctggccaggatcgcatATCAGGTGATACCAATTGATGGCAGCCCACAACCAAGGCTTCTGATCAATGTAGTTTATTACAGTAAAAGCTGGACTAACGCGTTTTGGAGGTCTCACAGCCCTCCTTCTTCAGGGGTATAAAAGAGAGAACAATAAGAATAATAATACAAACATGTGACATCCaaagaaacatttttttaaatatgttaagTGGACACAAAAAACAACAACGGAAGTGTACATAaataaacactaaaacataattcaaTTGTATAGTCAAAAGAGGTCTCTAGGCCTATACAGTTGATCAAAAACATTACATACCATGTCAGCATAAATTAATGGTAATGGTAAAGAATGCGCATTAAAGAGTAGCATAGCCAATAGTTATATAGAAATGAGCTACCATGTAATCTGAAGGTTTTCTACAAATAAAGTTTTTTAGAAACCATTTAAAACAGCTCATCAAAAAGTTTAGTAGATGGATATAGTGTAATAAAATAATTCAGAAAATTCAAAGTATACCTTCAGGGGTCTTTCTACAGGGTCTCCTATCCTTTAGGAGAAGATGCTCCGTCTGTGTGTACTTCCCTTTTAATGGGCACTTAAATAGGGCGGCAAAGATCCACATGGGGGTGGCGTACACGGGGGAAAAAAGCGCGGGACCGGAAGTATGCAATTCCCAATAGCCAATTTTACGTGTTTCCACATATAAACAAAAGAAAGAGGGCCCGCCGAAGGTTCTAGAATGAATATGCCGTAGATGCCAACAGTTACTTGGAATACACTAGTTGCCACCATTCAAAGTGGATTAGAAATATCCCTTATAGTCAATTGAAAAGAATTAGGAGAAATTGTTCTAATGACCATACCGTGAAGACCCAAATGAGATTCTTAAAAAAGAGATTCAGGGATAAAGgttacccaaaaaaattattagaaGACTCGATTAAAAGAATCTCGAAAATATCTCAACAAGAAAGCTTACGACCGAAGATAAGGAATAAAACATCTGATACTAAAGATCCCTGCTCAGTACgtcgcttaaagaggacctttcatcggtccaaacattatgaactaagtatcatgacatatacagcggcgcccggggatctcactgcacttactattatccctgggcgccgctccgttctcccattatGTCCTccagtatgttcggggacttggttatagtaggcggagacttaggggacttggttatagtaggcggagtctgcccttgttctgctgggcgtctccttctcctaggctgtagcgctggccaatcgcagcgcagagctcacagcctgggaggttttttctcccaggctgtgagctctgcgatgcgattgaccagtgctacagcctaggagacccTGTAGAAAGACCCCTGAAGGTATACTTTGAATTTTCTGAATTATTTTATTACACTATATCCATCTACTAAACTTTTTGATGAGCTGTTTTAAATGGTTTCTAAAAAACTTTATTTGTAGAAAACCTTCAGATTACATGTTAGCTCCTTTCTATATAACTATTGGCTATGCTACTCTTTAATGCGCATTCTTTACCGTTACCATTACTTTATGCTGACATGGTATGTAATGTTTTTGATAAACTGTATCGGCCTAGAGACTCTTTTGACTATACAAttgaattatgttttagtgtttattTATGTACacttccgttgttttttttttgtgtccacttaacatatttaaaaaaatgtttctttGGATGTCACATGTTTGTATTATTATTCTTATTGTTCTATCTTTTATACCCCTGAACAAGGAGGGCTGTGAGACCTCCAAAACGCGTTAGTCCAGCTTTTACTGTAATAAACTACATTGATCAGAAGCCTTGGTTGTGGGCTGCCATCAATTGGTATCACCTGATatgcgatcctggccaggggggcagttagtcacaggtgtcttgagcttcatCCTGTGACTACCCCCCCTGTGAAGGGAGTATTCACATCTTGAGCACCTCTATCAGAAACCTCTAAAATACCTCTTCTTGAGAATAATCTATATAACGACTACCCTCCAGAGACGGGGGGGGGTTTGATTACTTGACTCACTTTCTTTACATCCTTTGGGAGTGGCGCCTCTAATAGTGTTTTCTTTTGAACCAGGTTACGTCTGGATCCATACTCCATGGTACCACCAGACCGAGTTCACCCACTATCAGATTCCTAaacgctcagccagtctccttgatctcctgacctcagtcACCTGAggcaccgtgacagtacccccccttctacgggtgacctctgggcacccaggactGACCTTATCAGGCTGGGCTCTGTGAAATGCATTCACCAGACTATTCGCATTAACATcggccactggaacccacatcctctcctctggcccGTAACACTTCCAGTGgacaagatactggagggatctacggagaactcaggagtccacaatcctgtcgATCTGAAATTCGaagttaccgtccaccatgacaggagcgggaggcaaggaggactgctcaacaggttcgacacatttcttcaacGACTTTTgaaatacgttatgaattttcaaaaacttttacaaggacaggtgcactatgcggtcttactaaaccctcatactgatgtaaaattgagagattaaccaacatatcctactgtggaggacatgtttgagcccgagcactgcgccaagttttctcaagtagctcgggacctaacgctaaacctacctgtgccgtatgggcaataccaggagccagtgggcaaattacaggcgcGCAAggtccccccggtatagatgcgccactgcacatggggttgagcactttctGCTTTTCATTACCatgccaatttgtagtttatatatagaattgttgggaggtgtaaaaactcctagtctgaatgtgcctttatttccatctacaggcaacattctggtgcacatgtgaggcctggctatatcagccagtcttgggtggggctcacagctctctccctcctcccattgtaagcatggttgcatgctggaggtaactgggaatttgctgtgagtcagaccttgcgcgcctgtaatttgcccactggctcctggtattgcccatacggcacaggtaggtttagagttaggtccagagctacttgagaaaccttggagcggtgctcgggctcagacatgttcatgtctacagtaggatatgttggttaattctcaattttacattagtatgagggtttagtaagactgcagagtgcacctgtccttgtaagagttattgttatattgtttgattgtttatcacatccacacatttgctatcctgtgtaggatgtctattgtggtacttgtggtccgctgcgggcatcctccattgtatgcatttttgctggggattgcaattagcagcggaccacaagcgcaggatctgccccccggtatagatgcaccactgcatatggggtttgaGCACTTTTCATTACCACGCCAAATTGTAGTTTATTTAtgaattttcaatgcctgaggaagttcaagacgaaaggctaccgggttaacaatggcagtgatcttatatggaccaataaatcttgggcccaacttccaagaaggtaccttaagcttaaagaggacctttcacctgaaaatgaaagttaaactaaagatatagccttacttacatgcccccggtattgcttattcagtcattcatttttcaatcagtgcCCCCGTTTGTCCGCGCTGCACCCCGGAATATTTGCCGccttgtatgctaatgagccattcggctcaactgggcaGGCCTTCAAAAGTTCTCCCCGGTGTgtcattcttctccctggcacggagcgcatccaatcagcgcgctccgctcttagccagggagaagacgctccagttctcgcgagattcGCGAGAACAGGAGAGATTTCATCCATCCGGAGCTGGCGCCATCTTGCGAGAACTGGAGCGTCTTCTCCCTGGTTAAGAGCGGAAcgcgctgattggatgcgctccgtgccagggagaagaatgacacgcccgggataacttttgaaggcccgcccagttgagccgaatgaCTCATTAGCATACAAGGCGGCAAATATTCCGGGAGGCAGCGCGGACAGACGGGGgcactgattgaaaaatgaatgactGAAAGAGGCATGTAAGTAAGACTATATCTTTACtttaactttcattttcaggtgaaaggtcctctttaatgtttcttgtggacagccacacagaatcactcactctcaggtccggaccattcatatgtCTCCTgttagccacacgcttatacctgttgcccatctttttcaggttattttgaattttccgccaaatcgaagacaaagaaaaggaaaatcgttcctcctcaggaataccggaagtttgagaaccagaaaatgtgacaaactgcagatggaatccatatgccccaaaaaacggcaagaatgaagaccactcctcctggttctccgaaacaaaatatctcaagtaagtctccagattctgattggtgcgctcAAACTGTCCATTtgtctgaggatgaaaagccgaagaaaaggccATTTGTACcgccagtcgagtacagaacgctttgcagaatctggaaacaaacggagtcccccgatcagacaccacatcagagggaatgcgatgtagtttcacgatgttatcgacaaacacctgtgcaagagttttggcattaggtagagcaggcaatgctataaaatgcaccattttgctaaaccgatcaactaccaccaggatcacgttTTTCCccaaagaattcggtaaatccatgataaagtccatggacaaatgcgtaaaaggtctggacgggatgggtaacggaagaagagatcAAGaacgccgagtatgtgtcaccttaacacgagcacaggtaccacaggctgacacatagtcctcaacacacttacgcaggtaccacaggctgacacatagtcctcaacacacttacgcagcccTGGCCACCAAAGTCTGCGCGAGaagagatcgacagtggatctactcccagggtgtccagccccgacagtacagtgatgttcctcaaaaacCTTGTGAAgtaagtctgaaggaacaaacatTTTCCcttgaggacaagagtccggtgcatcctcttgggcctccaacaccttagcctcaagatcaggatatagggcagatatgactaccccttcagacaaaataggactaggatctttagaatcaccccccccccccctcaggaaagctgcgcgacaaagcatccgccttgacgttcttaacccgaggacggtaggtgacaatgaagtaaaatctggtgaaaaacagtgaccatctggcctgccttggattcagtcgtttag
The sequence above is drawn from the Bufo bufo chromosome 11, aBufBuf1.1, whole genome shotgun sequence genome and encodes:
- the LOC120981731 gene encoding NACHT, LRR and PYD domains-containing protein 12-like isoform X2 — translated: MSIITPSDDDETRQFYQQLRQCEDHFLRMTYEYFQDDLLHIVENMSLLPLLRELQSRNLPDTEKYQSLEHDRRRLARTLVQDIYNLGREAVIGLWVSLYVLRKDHGSPGLDAVLEELRHRGDTLVEQILLDEHGHQLSPQLKELQIRHKKHLQEKTEKLLENKPPRCDQREQSFPFSTRYVNLIIVSTEHFRKRFENELIETGVKNEEYLKRKQNELLRISPNKLFRWCHRSEQVPRMVMVSGVAGVGKTTLMQKVVYDWVKGDFYQRFSFVFFFKFRELNRLDKVSLEALILHQYPYLEEQLSNILQEPEKLLFIFDGLDESLQSMHFSSHHLCSNPKQPKPCGQIVVSLVRKSLLDGCSVLMTCRPTRLASIDYTVFQRIVEIIGFLPQERQMYFENFFPEPELAEKAFNYVKQNYTLYTFCYLPSYCWIICTVLSKSFQPTSSDQPVSLLPKTVTQLFAIFVANILSNHCLDKSGAQKILQSMGWMAEHGVMNHRLIFDERDLHCFHVDNKSKLLSSFLMESEEPVSYSFLHLTVQEFFSALVHYVDYSPEKLQKSLKEAKTYPDGRAEMFLRFLCGLSDSSTRSMLTGYLDKQAVQASRDVITWLKNFILVEKRPKKRRLLNKFFYLYESQNKSLVLESLQSHTSLDFSYFTMSVLDCTVLAFILDTCTNIEELHLQFSSLDTEGLERLAPGLHNLQELRLADNSLPDTSCIQLASGIRNNPSLKILDLSQNRLSGPHFSDLMEALSSPACRIEDLYLADNELPDTSCIHLASVIRNNPSLKILDLSKNRLSGPHFSDLMEALSSPACRIETLHLANNDLPDTSCIQLASVIRNNPSLKILDLSGNRLSGPHFSHLMEALSSPACRIEELQLGNNDLPDTSCIQLASVIRNNQSLKILVLSRNRLSGPHFSDLMEALSSPAVRIETLRLGGNGLPDTSCIQLASGIRNNQFLKRLELSGNPLSGPHFSDLMEALSSPACRIETLLLYGNGLPDTSCIQLASGIRNNRSLKRLDLSSNGLSGPHFSDLMEALSSPACRIEGLRTVKWLLLKCSLSRLDEGVQLTDFEKDQIVGLREAGQPSLSS
- the LOC120981731 gene encoding NACHT, LRR and PYD domains-containing protein 12-like isoform X3, encoding MSIITPSDDDETRQFYQQLRQCEDHFLRMTYEYFQDDLLHIVENMSLLPLLRELQSRNLPDTEKYQSLEHDRRRLARTLVQDIYNLGREAVIGLWVSLYVLRKDHGSPGLDAVLEELRHRGDTLVEQILLDEHGHQLSPQLKELQIRHKKHLQEKTEKLLENKPPRCDQREQSFPFSTRYVNLIIVSTEHFRKRFENELIETGVKNEEYLKRKQNELLRISPNKLFRWCHRSEQVPRMVMVSGVAGVGKTTLMQKVVYDWVKGDFYQRFSFVFFFKFRELNRLDKVSLEALILHQYPYLEEQLSNILQEPEKLLFIFDGLDESLQSMHFSSHHLCSNPKQPKPCGQIVVSLVRKSLLDGCSVLMTCRPTRLASIDYTVFQRIVEIIGFLPQERQMYFENFFPEPELAEKAFNYVKQNYTLYTFCYLPSYCWIICTVLSKSFQPTSSDQPVSLLPKTVTQLFAIFVANILSNHCLDKSGAQKILQSMGWMAEHGVMNHRLIFDERDLHCFHVDNKSKLLSSFLMESEEPVSYSFLHLTVQEFFSALVHYVDYSPEKLQKSLKEAKTYPDGRAEMFLRFLCGLSDSSTRSMLTGYLDKQAVQASRDVITWLKNFILVEKRPKKRRLLNKFFYLYESQNKSLVLESLQSHTSLDFSYFTMSVLDCTVLAFILDTCTNIEELHLQFSSLDTEGLERLAPGLHNLQELSLGYNNLPDTSCIQLASVIRNNRSLEILDLSGNRLCGPHLSDLMEALSSPACRIEELQLADNSLPDTSCIQLASGIRNNPSLKILDLSQNRLSGPHFSDLMEALSSPACRIEDLYLADNELPDTSCIHLASVIRNNPSLKILDLSKNRLSGPHFSDLMEALSSPACRIETLHLANNDLPDTSCIQLASVIRNNPSLKILDLSGNRLSGPHFSHLMEALSSPACRIEELHLRYNELSEEEKEAIRKLKEQKPNMIISS